One window of the Manihot esculenta cultivar AM560-2 chromosome 14, M.esculenta_v8, whole genome shotgun sequence genome contains the following:
- the LOC110599983 gene encoding pentatricopeptide repeat-containing protein At5g64320, mitochondrial — protein MLKGAKLTAHVGKALQSLPKNPYFILFPSGFLRYYGNVNSKNNGSIHETEWERLLRPFDLKELQRSFNRITPFQLCKLLELPLDVSTSMEIFQRAGAQKGYCHTFKVYYVLIKKLGEAKEFKVIDQLLLQMKEEGIVFRESLFICIMKSYGIASLPGQATRLLLDMKGVYCCEPTFKSYNVVLEILVTGNCPSVASNIFYDMLSKGISPTVYTFGVVMKAFCMVNEVDNACSLLRDMTKYGCVPNAVVYQTLIHALSKRDRVNEALKFLEEMFLMGCIPDVDTFNDVIHGLCRLNRIHEGAKLVDRMLLRGFTPNDMTYGVLMHGLCRVTQVDDAQELFNKIPGPSTVHFNILINGYVKSGRMDEAKGFLYGRMLSDGCRPDVFTFNILIHGFCKKGLVGSALELVDEMAVSGCKPNVITYTILLDGFCKKGQLEEAGHILKEMSAKGLGLNVEGYNTLIHTLCKGGKVHEALDMLGEMSSKGCKPDIFTFNTLIFGFCKVDKIEKALGLYRDMFMEGVIANSVTYNTLIHAFLRRGAIQEALKLVNDMLFRGCPLDEITYNGLIKGFCKAGAIEKGLGLFEEMIRKDLTPSNISCNILVNALSSVGKVHDALELLRDMTHRGLAPDIVSYNSLINGLCKMGRIQEAVNLFEKLQVEGIQPDAITYNTLICWHCRDGMFDDACLLLHQGVKNDIVPNDVTWYILVSNFFKRIARENKIMSYSQF, from the coding sequence ATGCTAAAAGGAGCGAAGCTCACAGCTCATGTGGGCAAAGCCCTGCAATCTTTGCCTAAAAACCCATATTTCATCCTTTTTCCATCTGGGTTTCTTAGATATTATGGTAATGTTAACTCGAAAAACAATGGATCAATACATGAAACTGAATGGGAAAGATTACTCAGACCATTTGACCTCAAAGAGCTTCAAAGATCCTTCAATCGAATCACTCCTTTTCAACTTTGTAAATTGCTTGAATTGCCACTTGATGTATCCACATCAATGGAAATATTCCAACGGGCAGGTGCTCAGAAGGGCTATTGTCACACATTTAAGGTCTACTATGTGTTAATAAAAAAGCTTGGTGAAGCCAAAGAGTTTAAAGTTATAGATCAATTGTTGTTGCAGATGAAAGAGGAAGGGATTGTTTTTAGGGAGTCCCTTTTCATATGTATTATGAAATCATATGGGATAGCTAGTTTGCCTGGTCAAGCTACTAGGCTGTTGTTGGATATGAAAGGTGTTTATTGTTGCGAACCAACATTTAAGTCTTATAATGTTGTGTTGGAGATTCTGGTAACTGGTAACTGCCCTAGTGTTgcatcaaatattttttatgacatGCTGAGTAAGGGTATATCACCCACTGTTTACACATTTGGGGTGGTGATGAAAGCATTCTGTATGGTTAATGAAGTTGATAATGCTTGCTCACTGCTTAGAGACATGACAAAATATGGGTGTGTGCCAAATGCAGTGGTCTACCAGACTCTCATACATGCACTTTCAAAGAGGGATAGAGTTAATGAAGCATTGAAATTTCTGGAGGAAATGTTTCTGATGGGATGCATTCCTGATGTTGATACCTTCAATGATGTTATTCATGGCTTGTGCAGGCTTAATCGAATTCATGAGGGGGCAAAATTGGTTGACCGGATGCTTCTCCGAGGTTTCACCCCAAACGATATGACTTACGGAGTTCTAATGCATGGGTTATGTAGAGTGACACAAGTAGATGATGCCCAGGAATTGTTCAACAAAATTCCTGGCCCAAGTACAGTGCACTTCAATATCTTAATTAATGGATATGTAAAGAGTGGCCGCATGGATGAAGCTAAGGGTTTTTTGTATGGTAGGATGTTAAGTGACGGATGTAGGCCTGACGTTTTCACATTTAACATACTGATACATGGGTTTTGCAAGAAGGGTCTTGTGGGTTCAGCTCTTGAATTGGTGGATGAGATGGCTGTCAGTGGTTGCAAGCCCAACGTAATTACATACACTATTTTGCTTGACGGGTTCTGTAAGAAAGGTCAATTAGAGGAAGCTGGACATATTTTAAAAGAGATGTCAGCTAAGGGACTTGGTCTTAATGTAGAGGGATACAACACCTTAATACACACATTGTGCAAGGGTGGGAAGGTTCATGAAGCTCTGGACATGCTTGGTGAAATGTCAAGCAAAGGATGTAAGCCTGACATATTTACATTTAATACTCTAATATTTGGTTTTTGCAAGGTTGATAAGATTGAGAAAGCCTTAGGACTCTATCGTGATATGTTCATGGAGGGTGTTATTGCCAACAGTGTAACTTACAACACATTGATTCATGCTTTTTTGAGGAGAGGTGCAATTCAAGAAGCGCTTAAGCTTGTAAATGATATGTTATTCAGAGGATGCCCTCTTGATGAGATCACTTACAATGGCCTAATAAAAGGATTCTGCAAAGCTGGGGCCATTGAGAAAGGATTGGGATTGTTTGAAGAAATGATCAGGAAGGATCTGACACCCAGTAATATCTCATGCAATATATTGGTCAACGCCCTTTCTAGTGTTGGCAAAGTACATGATGCACTTGAGCTTCTAAGGGATATGACTCATCGAGGTTTGGCACCTGATATAGTCAGCTACAACAGCCTGATTAATGGTTTATGCAAGATGGGGCGCATTCAGGAGGCTGTCAATCTCTTTGAGAAATTGCAGGTTGAAGGAATACAACCTGATGCTATTACTTACAACACTTTGATTTGTTGGCATTGCAGAGATGGAATGTTTGATGATGCATGTTTACTGCTTCATCAAGGTGTCAAGAATGACATTGTACCTAATGACGTTACATGGTATATTTTGGTcagcaatttttttaaaaggatTGCCAGGGAGAATAAAATTATGTCCTATTCTCAGTTTTAA
- the LOC110599984 gene encoding F-box protein At5g51380, whose amino-acid sequence MSISAEEPITDPNSLLKNRRQSWSDLWLKNTKPLKHVVFAMQLPSIPTPTSTKGSKTKGQTLISNFSNIDRTLLLSDELVLKILSKLPDSQRNSNFLVCKRWLNLQGRLVRSLKVLDWEFIESGRLIARFPNLTHVDLINGCIIAPHDSSIWLSHRFLSMHINSEISGFVPNWRICEENLLSVEVVDRGLKALAGACPNLRKLVVIGASELGLLNVAEECPTLQDLELHKCNDNVLRGIAACENLQILKLVGKVDGLYSSLVSDIGLTILAQGCKRLVKLELSGCEGSFEGIKAIGQCCQMLEELTISDHRMEDGWLPALSYCENMRTLRFLSCKKIDLVPGPDDYLGSCPALEKLHLQKCHFRNKRSVRALFKVCESVKEIVVQDCWGLDNDMFSSASVCRRVKLLSLEGCSLLTTQGLESVLLNCIELQYLRVQSCKHIKDCEGSAALSTLFSVLKELKWRPDTKSLLVSSLVGTGMGKRGGKFFKKS is encoded by the exons ATGTCGATTTCAGCTGAGGAGCCAATCACAGATCCTAACTCACTATTGAAGAATAGGCGACAAAGCTGGTCGGACCTTTGGCTCAAGAATACCAAACCCTTAAAACATGTTGTCTTCGCTATGCAACTCCCCTCTATCCctacccccacctccaccaaaGGCTCCAAAACCAAAGGCCAAACCCTAATCTCCAATTTCTCCAATATTGACCGTACACTTCTCTTAAGCGACGAACTTGTCCTCAAAATTCTGTCCAAACTACCCGATTCTCAGAGAAACTCTAACTTCCTTGTTTGCAAGCGGTGGCTTAATCTCCAAGGCCGCCTCGTACGGTCCTTGAAGGTGTTAGATTGGGAGTTTATCGAATCTGGTCGCTTAATTGCAAGATTCCCAAATCTGACCCATGTGGATTTGATCAATGGTTGTATTATTGCGCCGCATGATTCTAGCATTTGGTTAAGTCACAGATTTCTTTCGATGCATATCAATTCTGAGATTTCTGGGTTTGTTCCAAATTGGCGTATTTGTGAGGAAAATTTGTTGTCTGTTGAGGTAGTTGATAGAGGGCTTAAAGCATTGGCCGGTGCTTGCCCTAATTTGCGCAAGCTTGTAGTGATTGGTGCCAGTGAATTAGGTTTGTTGAATGTAGCTGAGGAGTGTCCAACTTTGCAAGATCTGGAGTTGCATAAGTGCAATGATAATGTCTTGCGTGGGATTGCTGCATGTGAGAACTTGCAGATATTGAAACTTGTAGGAAAGGTGGATGGCCTTTACAGCTCTTTGGTTTCAGAtattgggttaaccattttggctCAAGGGTGCAAGAGATTAGTGAAGCTTGAGCTTAGTGGATGTGAGGGTAGCTTTGAGGGCATTAAGGCAATTGGGCAGTGTTGCCAAATGCTCGAGGAACTAACAATTAGTGATCACAGGATGGAAGATGGGTGGTTACCTGCGCTTTCATATTGTGAGAATATGAGAACTTTGAGGTTTTTGTCATGCAAGAAGATTGATCTTGTGCCGGGGCCAGATGATTATCTGGGTTCCTGTCCAGCCCTGGAAAAGCTGCATTTGCAGAAATGTCATTTCAGGAATAAAAGGAGTGTCAGAGCTTTGTTTAAGGTGTGTGAATCTGTCAAGGAAATTGTTGTTCAGGACTGCTGGGGGTTGGACAATGATATGTTTAGCTCGGCAAGTGTTTGCAG GAGGGTGAAGTTACTATCTCTAGAAGGATGCTCCTTGCTAACAACACAGGGACTGGAGTCTGTTCTTCTCAACTGTATTGAACTTCAGTATCTTAGAGTGCAGTCCTGTAAGCACATAAAAGATTGTGAAGGCTCTGCTGCACTTTCAACCTTATTCTCTGTGCTGAAAGAGTTGAAATGGAGACCAGATACCAAATCCCTTCTAGTTTCCAGTCTTGTAGGGACTGGTATGGGAAAGAGAGGaggtaaatttttcaaaaagtcATAA
- the LOC110600446 gene encoding zinc finger protein ZAT9: MEKNRICKICNRRFANGKAMGGHMRSHLAKLPLPPKPIPSEASILKSPSRSSSSSSFNYTSSENPMQSYRSINHELPFMSKTNLAALQDDESETESSRNPTRRRSKRSRKPVEKVAESVIKVADSTEQVSSISDISNEESVAMCLVMLSRDKWRRKKEVEEYMEEEAEAEDEDEDDYESIGEIQRRSKNKMKHKCETCQRSFRSYQALGGHKASHKKIKINLRDNEYEEEEGSGSGGIDSKNGVLGVKPRIFKCPFCDKVFESGQALGGHKKVHFSYLGNAKISVKSSDNLLDLNLPAPEDDGEVSQAEVSTVSNRNGK, translated from the coding sequence ATGGAGAAGAACCGTATCTGCAAGATCTGCAACAGACGTTTCGCTAATGGCAAAGCCATGGGAGGACACATGAGATCTCACTTGGCAAAGCTTCCTCTTCCTCCAAAACCAATCCCATCTGAGGCTTCAATCTTAAAATCACCTTCACgatcttcatcttcttcatccTTCAACTATACATCATCTGAAAACCCCATGCAATCTTATCGATCTATCAATCATGAGCTCCCTTTCATGTCAAAAACTAATCTTGCTGCTCTTCAGGATGACGAGAGTGAGACAGAATCGTCAAGGAACCCAACTCGCAGACGATCCAAACGGAGCCGCAAACCGGTAGAGAAAGTGGCTGAATCCGTCATAAAAGTAGCCGATTCAACTGAACAGGTAAGTTCTATATCTGATATTTCTAATGAAGAGAGTGTAGCTATGTGTCTTGTGATGCTTTCAAGGGATAAATGGAGGAGGAAGAAAGAAGTGGAGGAGTACATGGAAGAGGAGGCTGAGGCCGAGGATGAAGATGAGGATGATTATGAATCGATTGGTGAGATTCAGAGGCgatctaaaaataaaatgaagcaTAAGTGTGAAACGTGCCAAAGGAGTTTTCGGTCTTATCAAGCCTTGGGGGGACACAAGGCAAGTCACAAGAAGATCAAAATTAATCTCAGGGATAATGAATATGAAGAAGAGGAAGGTAGTGGGAGTGGTGGTATTGACAGCAAAAATGGTGTTTTGGGTGTTAAACCTAGAATTTTTAAATGCCCATTTTGTGATAAGGTGTTTGAGTCTGGTCAAGCTCTAGGTGGCCATAAAAAGGTTCATTTTTCCTATCTAGGAAATGctaaaatttcagttaaatCTTCTGACAATTTGTTAGATTTGAATTTACCAGCTCCTGAAGACGATGGTGAAGTTAGCCAAGCTGAGGTTTCAACAGTCTCTAATAGGAATGGCAAGTAG